A window of the Candida orthopsilosis Co 90-125, chromosome 1 draft sequence genome harbors these coding sequences:
- a CDS encoding Rpl38 60S ribosomal ribosomal protein subunit: MAKEIKDIKEFVELARRSDVKSAIVKVNSKINANGKRFRQTKFKVRGSKYQYTLVVNDATKAKKLQQSLPPTLKITNL; encoded by the coding sequence aTGGCCAAGGAAATTAAAGACATAAAAGAATTCGTCGAATTAGCTAGAAGATCAGACGTCAAATCAGCTATTGTCAAAGTCAACAGCAAGATCAATGCTAACGGTAAAAGATTTAGACAAACTAAATTCAAGGTTAGAGGATCTAAATACCAATACACTTTAGTTGTTAACGATGCTACTAAAGCTaagaaattgcaacaatCATTGCcaccaactttgaaaatcacCAACTTGTAA
- a CDS encoding Prp18 protein (S. cerevisiae homolog PRP18 has role in generation of catalytic spliceosome for second transesterification step, nuclear retention of unspliced pre-mRNA at the site of transcription), with protein MDFSNILSKEINKRKKQSHKSSSKSKRAKHNTDEVKRQDHTIEKQDEEVDSAKGLDKHAIGDFSPNDEFFLANPKKDGLSEAQIDEKLKQYNEYDSSLSKDDKSKRLQFLLQLDLRNKKYKDWLDQEDPFYQDPSKQTVVLDSIIEAGQNRHRLRIQIRVYLKEIIREWESQLDESDEDALLLKETKKGIVNLLYKLRSDKLPTEALVSLSTIVYYLQSNQFNKANESYMKLSIGNVCWPIGVVNVGIHARSSSSKITGSKNVSNIMMNELTRKWIISVKRLINFKEKQYNNRKGQP; from the coding sequence ATGGACTTTTCAAACATcttatcaaaagaaatcaataaaCGAAAGAAGCAATCACATAAAAGTTCAAGCAAGTCAAAGAGGGCAAAGCATAATACAGACGAAGTAAAACGACAAGATCACACAATAGAAAAGCAAGATGAAGAGGTTGACAGTGCAAAAGGCTTAGATAAACACGCCATTGGTGACTTTTCACCAAATGATGAGTTTTTTTTAGCCAATCCCAAGAAGGACGGTTTGAGTGAAGCCCAAATCGATGAAAAGTTAAAACAGTACAACGAATACGACAGTAGCTTGTCTAAAGATGATAAATCCAAAAGGTTACAGTTCTTATTACAATTGGATCTTCGAAATAAGAAATACAAAGACTGGCTTGATCAAGAAGACCCATTTTATCAAGATCCATCAAAACAAACCGTAGTCCTTGACTCCATTATTGAAGCAGGGCAAAACCGGCATCGATTGAGAATCCAAATCCGAGTGTATTTAAAAGAAATAATCCGTGAATGGGAATCACAATTAGACGAATCTGACGAGGATGCGTTACTATTAAAGGAAACAAAGAAGGGTATCGTTAATCTCTTGTACAAGTTGCGAAGTGATAAATTACCTACAGAAGCACTTGTATCATTGTCGACAATAGTTTACTACCTACAATctaatcaattcaacaaagccAATGAAAGCTATATGAAATTGAGTATTGGTAATGTTTGTTGGCCAATTGGTGTTGTTAATGTGGGTATACATGCAAGAAGTTCCAGTCTGAAAATTACAGGGAGTAAAAATGTAAGTAATATTATGATGAATGAATTGACACGCAAATGGATTATAAGTGTTAAGCGACTaattaatttcaaagagAAGCAGTACAACAATCGGAAGGGACAGCCTTGA
- a CDS encoding integral peroxisomal membrane protein: MSSSDTKNSTTRSNSDAQSRLDNINSTLADAGSTSGELRANFASSSESSKSKSHSEGKKLQSSPLLSSTPPVVSKALVRAYPYLLIINKILAIATWTNEDYWVNIVIVSLYAFAVLYFENLVTWFGHLIIVGVITLFALLNEKIIEETRVNPTLDDVVHALTATCIKADMLIFPITSLSLTAYDIKRLLFTTLFLTPVYLIVTFLLIKPRIILLFTGLFLLTYHSSYSVVIRRIIWKIKAARVISFYLTGLDLSQSRKSSLFAAAFAKVQKNENIDNPSSKPVRFTYVIYENQRRWLGIGWTSNLLSYERTPWTDEFLNESSSIDTFKLPNAATDDTNLSSDPNLQGATWRWVDKTWRLDLTNDGAITLPSSKRSKTTANPSTDEGYIYYDNVWKKPSTEDTFSKYTRRRRWIRTAELIYNSNNKTSTVEEHLENIDDSVKSTGANTQTTSPSRTKNLRFAEEPEVKESTISEAVESTDKKNI, from the coding sequence ATGTCAAGTTCTGACACCAAAAATTCCACCACCAGATCCAATTCAGATGCACAGTCACGGCTTGATAACATCAATAGCACTCTAGCAGATGCTGGAAGCACGAGTGGTGAATTGAGAGCTAATTTTGCATCCTCTTCTGAATCATCGAAGAGCAAGTCACATTCTGAGGGCAAGAAACTACAATCATCGCCATTGTTATCCTCTACACCACCTGTTGTATCAAAGGCTCTTGTCAGAGCGTACCCATATTTATTAATAATCAATAAAATCCTAGCAATTGCTACATGGACCAACGAAGACTACTGGGTTAATATCGTTATTGTGAGTTTGTATGCTTTTGCAGTATTgtactttgaaaatttggtgACATGGTTTGGTCATTTGATAATCGTGGGCGTAATAACTTTGTTtgctttgttgaatgaaaaaattattgaGGAGACTAGAGTGAATCCCACTTTAGATGATGTGGTTCATGCATTGACTGCTACATGTATCAAAGCAGACATGTTGATTTTTCCTATAACTTCGTTGTCATTGACGGCTTATGACATCAAGAGGCTTTTGTTTACGACCTTGTTCCTTACTCCCGTTTACTTGATTGTGActttcttgttgatcaaaCCTCGTATTATTTTGTTATTCACAGGCTTGTTTTTGCTTACATACCATTCATCCTATTCGGTCGTGATCAGAAGAATTATTTGGAAGATCAAAGCCGCTAGAGTTATCTCCTTCTACTTGACTGGATTAGATTTGTCACAATCAAGAAAGAGCTCTTTATTTGCAGCTGCGTTTGCCAAAGTACAAAAGAATGAGAATATTGATAACCCCTCTTCTAAGCCAGTTCGATTCACCTATGTTATTTATGAGAACCAAAGAAGGTGGCTAGGTATTGGATGGACATCGAATTTGTTATCGTATGAAAGAACACCTTGGACTGACGAATTTTTGAACGAGAGTAGCTCAATCGACACATTTAAACTACCAAATGCTGCAACTGATGACACAAACTTGTCCAGTGACCCCAATTTGCAAGGAGCAACTTGGAGATGGGTAGACAAGACTTGGAGGTTGGATTTGACTAACGATGGTGCAATAACTTTGCCAAGTTCAAAACGATCAAAGACAACAGCCAATCCTTCAACCGATGAAGGATACATTTACTACGACAATGTATGGAAGAAGCCATCTACCGAGGatacattttccaaatatacaagaagaagaagatggaTAAGAACGGCAGAGTTAATCTACAACAGCAATaacaaaacatcaacagtAGAGGAgcatttggaaaatattgatgattcgGTAAAGTCCACTGGAGCAAACACACAAACTACAAGTCCTTCAAGGACAAAGAATTTGAGATTTGCTGAGGAGCCGGAGGTGAAAGAATCAACTATAAGTGAAGCTGTAGAAAGCACTGATAAGAAGAATATATAA